Within Rothia sp. ZJ932, the genomic segment GTTGGCGGGACGCCGCCGCACACGGAGGGTAGCTTTGGCTCAGAATTCTGATAACAAGCCCCAGGGTGAGAAGAAGGGCTTTTTCTCGAAGCTCTTTTCTGGTCCTTGGTTCTTTGTCATCATTGCGCTGGTAATTTTTGGTGGCATGTTCGCAGGCCCGCTGTTTTCGGCGACCAACCGCGTTGATACCAACGTCGGTATGAACCTTCTGAATGAGCAGAAGGTGGTGAGCGCGAAGATCCACGATGGCGATCAGCGTGTTGATCTTGAGCTGAGAGATGATTACACCAACGCTGCCGGTGACAATTTGGGTAAGGCGCTGACTTTCTACTATGTAAAGCCGCGCGCTACTGAGGTTGTTGAGGCGATGAACGGCGCTGACCTTGAGAGCTACACTGACCAGCCGGTGCAGACTAACTGGTTTACCACCATGTTCTCGTATATGTTCCCGCTAATTGTTGTGATCGCTATTTTTTGGTTCTTGTTGAGCCGTATGGGTGGCGGTAGCTCACAGATTATGAACTTCTCGAAGTCGAAGGCTAAGAAGTTCAATAAGGACAACCCGACCGTTCGTTTTGCTGATGTTGCCGGTGTCGATGAGGCGTTAGCTGAGCTTGAAGAAGTTCGCGAGTTCTTGGCTGAGCCTGAGAAGTTCACCCGTTTGGGCGCGAAGATTCCCAAGGGCGTTTTGCTGTACGGCCCTCCGGGTACCGGTAAGACTTTGCTGGCGAAGGCTGTTGCCGGTGAAGCTGGCGTGCCTTTCTATTCCATTTCTGGTTCTGACTTTGTTGAGATGTTTGTGGGCGTGGGTGCTTCTCGCGTGCGCGATTTGTTCAAGGAAGCTAAACAGAACCCCGCAGCTATTATCTTTGTGGACGAAATCGACGCTGTTGGCCGTCAGCGTGGCGTCGGCATGGGCGGCGGTAACGACGAACGTGAGCAGACCCTGAACCAGTTGCTGGTTGAGATGGATGGCTTCGACGGAACCTCCAACATTATCGTGATTGCCGCGACCAACCGTCCTGACGTGCTTGACCCTGCGCTGCTGCGTCCCGGTCGTTTTGACCGCCAGGTGGGTGTGGACGCCCCCGATTTTAAGGGTCGTCAGCGTATTCTTGAGGTTCATGCAACGGGTAAGCCCATTGATCGCAGTGTTGAACTTTCATCGGTGGCTAAGCGCACCCCCGGTTTCACCGGTGCTGATTTGGCGAACGTGATGAACGAGGCAGCTCTACTCACCGCCCGTGACGGTGGCAACGTGATTGACGAGCGCGCTATCGATGAGGCTATTGATCGCGTCATGGCGGGCCCGCAGCGTTCTTCACGCATTATGAACGAGCACGAGCGTAAGGTGACTGCTTACCACGAGGGCGGTCACGCTCTGGTGGCTGCTGCCCTGCGTAATTCATCCCCGGTTACTAAGATTACGATTCTGCCACGCGGACGCGCCCTGGGCTACACCATGGTTATGCCGCAGGACGATAAGTATTCAACTACCCGTCACGAGCTGCTGGATCAGATGGCATACGCCATGGGCGGACGCGCGGCTGAAGAGGTCGTGTTCCATGACCCCTCGACTGGTGCGTCCAACGATATTCAGAAGGCAACTGATACTGCCCGCAAGATGGTGACCGAGTACGGTATGAGCGCCAAGGTCGGTTCTGTGCGTTTGGTATCGCAGGAATCTGATCCCTTCTTGGGAGGTGGCTCCGGCGGTGGTAACCAGCACTCAGACGCTTTGGCTTTTACTGTGGATCAGGAAGTTCAGGCTCTGCTGGAGAACGCCCACGACGAGGCATTTGAGATTCTGACTGAGAACCGCGACGTTCTTGACCGTCTTGCCTTTGCCCTTTTGGAGCGCGAGACCCTGCTAGAAAACGAGATCGCTGAGATCTTCAAGGACGTCCGCAAGCGTCCTGAGCGCGAACACTGGTACTCCAAGCAGACTCGTGAGAAGACCGAGATTCCTCCGGTGAAGGCTCCCAGCGAGCTTGCCGGTGAGAAGACCTCTGAGGAACCTGCCGAGGGCATCGTTCAACAGCCCGTGGTTGACCCCGACATGGGGGTTGAGAAACCCGCTACCGATGTGAACCCGACCCCCGGTTTGGGTGATAACGGTGGTGTACAGAACCCCGGCGGTCCGGCTGATAATCCCTTCGGTGGTGCTCGCTAGTGGCTGGTGTTAAAGACACTTACGCTCCCGAGATTGACCAGCCCCGCATTGAAGCTGCGGTACGTGAAATCTTGGCTGCCATTGGTGAGGATCCTGACCGCGATGGTCTGGTAGATACTCCCGCTCGTGTAGCGCGTGCCTACGCTGAAATGTTTGTGGGGTTGCATCAGGATCCGGCTGAGATTCTGGGTACGACCTTCGATATTGAGCATTCAGAGCTGGTGTTGGTCAAGGATATTCCTTTTTACTCGACCTGCGAGCATCATCTGGTGCCCTTTCACGGAGTAGCCCATATCGGTTACATTCCGGGATCCGGTGGCAAGGTGACGGGCTTGAGCAAGCTGGCGCGCACGGTGGACGTGTTTGCCCGCCGTCCTCAGGTGCAGGAGCGTCTCACCACTCAGGTCGTGGAGGCACTGGAAGAGAACCTGAAGCCCCTGGGTGCCATTGTTGTGGTGCAGGCGGAGCACATGTGTATGTCGATGCGCGGGGTGAAAAAGCCCGGCGCGAAGACGGTCACTAGCGCGGTGCGCGGTGCTTTGCGTGACCCTGCGACCCGCGCTGAGGCAATGAGCCTTATTATGAGTCAGAACTAAACCCACCCCAGAGGTGACCACGAAAACTAAGAAGTGACCACGAAAAGTAATGCTGACCGTACATCTCGCGGTCAGCATTACTTTTCGTGGTCACCTTGATGATCTATCGTTAGGCTAAAAACCATGAGCACCCTCTCTTCCCTTCATCAGTTGTCTCTGCCCACTGACCGCACCCTCGTGATGGGTATTCTCAATGTCACCCCCGATTCTTTTAGCGACGGTGGGTTGCATTTGGCAGTTGAGGACGCGGTAACACATGCCAAGACCATGATGGCTCAGGGCGCTGACATCATCGACGTAGGCGGTGAATCAACCCGCCCCGGCGCGACCTCGGTAGGGCTAGAAGATGAGCAGGCGCGCGTCCTGCCCGTAATTGAAGCCCTAGCTAAGACGGACGCTGTCATCAGCATTGATACGAAGAACTGGCAGACCGCTCGGGCGGCTATTGAAGCTGGCGCGCATATTATCAATGACGTGTCAGGTATGGAAATCACGGACGGCATGATTGCCACTGTCGCCGACCTGCAGGTGCCTTACATTCTCATGCATTCTCGCGGTAACTCGCAGACTATGGATTCCCTGGCAGCCTACACCGACACCGTTGCCGAGGTAAAGGACGAGCTGATACAGCTGCGCGAGCGTCTCTATGCTGCTGGGGTGAAGCCCGAGAACCTGATTCTTGACCCCGGCTTGGGTTTTGCCAAGGGCGGGCAACAAGACTGGCAGCTGGTCGCTGCCACCGCTG encodes:
- the ftsH gene encoding ATP-dependent zinc metalloprotease FtsH, which codes for MAQNSDNKPQGEKKGFFSKLFSGPWFFVIIALVIFGGMFAGPLFSATNRVDTNVGMNLLNEQKVVSAKIHDGDQRVDLELRDDYTNAAGDNLGKALTFYYVKPRATEVVEAMNGADLESYTDQPVQTNWFTTMFSYMFPLIVVIAIFWFLLSRMGGGSSQIMNFSKSKAKKFNKDNPTVRFADVAGVDEALAELEEVREFLAEPEKFTRLGAKIPKGVLLYGPPGTGKTLLAKAVAGEAGVPFYSISGSDFVEMFVGVGASRVRDLFKEAKQNPAAIIFVDEIDAVGRQRGVGMGGGNDEREQTLNQLLVEMDGFDGTSNIIVIAATNRPDVLDPALLRPGRFDRQVGVDAPDFKGRQRILEVHATGKPIDRSVELSSVAKRTPGFTGADLANVMNEAALLTARDGGNVIDERAIDEAIDRVMAGPQRSSRIMNEHERKVTAYHEGGHALVAAALRNSSPVTKITILPRGRALGYTMVMPQDDKYSTTRHELLDQMAYAMGGRAAEEVVFHDPSTGASNDIQKATDTARKMVTEYGMSAKVGSVRLVSQESDPFLGGGSGGGNQHSDALAFTVDQEVQALLENAHDEAFEILTENRDVLDRLAFALLERETLLENEIAEIFKDVRKRPEREHWYSKQTREKTEIPPVKAPSELAGEKTSEEPAEGIVQQPVVDPDMGVEKPATDVNPTPGLGDNGGVQNPGGPADNPFGGAR
- the folE gene encoding GTP cyclohydrolase I FolE, translated to MAGVKDTYAPEIDQPRIEAAVREILAAIGEDPDRDGLVDTPARVARAYAEMFVGLHQDPAEILGTTFDIEHSELVLVKDIPFYSTCEHHLVPFHGVAHIGYIPGSGGKVTGLSKLARTVDVFARRPQVQERLTTQVVEALEENLKPLGAIVVVQAEHMCMSMRGVKKPGAKTVTSAVRGALRDPATRAEAMSLIMSQN
- the folP gene encoding dihydropteroate synthase, producing the protein MSTLSSLHQLSLPTDRTLVMGILNVTPDSFSDGGLHLAVEDAVTHAKTMMAQGADIIDVGGESTRPGATSVGLEDEQARVLPVIEALAKTDAVISIDTKNWQTARAAIEAGAHIINDVSGMEITDGMIATVADLQVPYILMHSRGNSQTMDSLAAYTDTVAEVKDELIQLRERLYAAGVKPENLILDPGLGFAKGGQQDWQLVAATAELAQLGNPLLVAGSRKRFIGTALAEAAQARPGVRAEDQQKDARTRDGATAAITALVAAAGAWAVRVHDVPSSVDAVTVAQYFSRNSS